A part of Crassostrea angulata isolate pt1a10 chromosome 5, ASM2561291v2, whole genome shotgun sequence genomic DNA contains:
- the LOC128184878 gene encoding uncharacterized protein LOC128184878 has product MRVVCILAILVSLSDAEPISSFLTDGENKTSTLLESKDQEWNDLNILRQMINQETVIRLALVKNVHALVNDVTLIKKSLAASEARFTGQQQTIDALKIQVDSLQQENNELKNSSRINEARIMELETKLQSVKENFSTLRDELNVIQKDSDEKRREMFNKTHSILDDIKIEVRYLSVTLLDFKESTETENESRDKKYEELERYFNNSFEELKAEIVQTELNLTNNKVLIQNLDDSQSEIRGTFTEILNRTVTKLKTQLKMSEYEQLKLSSAVASLEVANMNLSRLNCDRSSHHAFTAGISSSNSDWTGDTLVFPTVIYSEGTGYNPSTGIFTAPTAGTYVFYISVQSALQKYIWVDIVLNGSTKVRALAWYDSGSSIRIHQTGTNLVILHLQTGDRVWVRRNGGTGYHSGTYCMTTFSGFKLH; this is encoded by the exons ATGAGGGTGGTTTGTATTTTAGCGATATTGGTAAGTTTATCTGATGCAGAACCAATCTCATCGTTCCTTACTGATGGAGAAAACAAGACTTCAACATTATTGGAGAGCAAAGACCAGGAATGGAACGATTTGAACATCCTACGACAAATGATTAACCAAGAGACTGTCATCCGCCTCGCTTTGGTAAAGAATGTCCATGCACTGGTTAATGACGTTACCCTTATAAAGAAAAGTCTAGCTGCAAGTGAAGCAAGATTTACCGGACAACAGCAGACGATTGATGCATTAAAGATTCAGGTGGACTCTCTTCAACAGGAAAATAACGAACTAAAGAACAGTAGCAGGATAAATGAGGCCAGAATCATGGAGCTCGAAACTAAATTACAATCAGTTAAGGAGAACTTTAGTACTCTGCGCGACGAATTAAACGTCATCCAGAAGGATTCAGACGAGAAAAGGCGAGAAATGTTTAACAAAACTCATAGTATCCTTGATGATATCAAAATAGAGGTACGCTACCTCTCGGTCACGCTGTTAGATTTCAAGGAAAGCACGGAGACTGAAAATGAATCGAGGGATAAAAAATACGAAGAACTTGAACGGTATTTTAACAATTCATTTGAAGAATTAAAAGCGGAAATCGTTCAAACCGAACTTAATCTCACTAATAACAAAGTGCTCATTCAAAATCTAGATGATTCTCAATCGGAAATTAGAGGAACCTTCACAG aAATCTTGAATAGAACAGTCACTAAGCTTAAAACACAGTTAAAAATGTCGGAGTATGAGCAGCTTAAACTATCGTCTGCTGTGGCCTCTTTGGAAGTTGCCAACATGAACTTGTCCAGATTGAACTGCG ATAGGAGTAGCCACCATGCGTTTACAGCGGGTATATCATCAAGTAATTCTGATTGGACAGGAGACACCCTAGTGTTCCCCACAGTAATCTACAGTGAAGGAACAGGCTACAATCCCAGTACTGGTATCTTTACAGCGCCAACAGCGGGGACATATGTGTTCTATATCTCTGTTCAGTCTGCCCTTCAAAAATACATCTGGGTAGACATAGTTTTGAATGGATCCACTAAAGTCAGGGCTCTAGCTTGGTACGACAGTGGGAGTAGCATTAGAATTCACCAGACCGGAACCAACCTGGTTATCTTACATCTACAGACCGGGGACAGAGTGTGGGTCAGACGGAATGGTGGCACCGGGTACCATAGTGGTACCTATTGCATGACAACTTTTTCTGGATTTAAGCTTCACTAG
- the LOC128184288 gene encoding uncharacterized protein LOC128184288, with product MSNPVKKKKRPPKYLEKSLLVNHKEDQLLVERLNDIHIRSRTREMELERERIKVRDEWKESRKRQIPVDSVPPLPSVQDFPGLLLPQRKLGTVEKPKLHRGTSLTEEKDSDNVNSYLLGEYRRMSEVIPSILLALSKKDEKKSKLLPAFPLHRIEEIEHHNQEPDLHRITKLARTVKKMRENMSFQKKIDLNRPKMSLSKMFKDMHDHRHEIDQYTDGTCVLLKRKLEKRRRESMPELDVNSPPIRRTSDTKEPSSFHKSQSAPLLGGSTESIDSAVDREAEARDTFESDLEIKMPSRFERSQSLQFTPSLQRNYTTLEKKDPANPRPHSFIEKRNSISIGAARSTSLPPPRRASISTDQHLPLQLPRFNSRQLRSLPGVHHRRHDSHISTEFIDEDELRAKQRVAMELQKFERIRRKIDRFLTFDSPKSVELKRGYTLLT from the coding sequence ATGTCGAATCCAGTTAAGAAAAAGAAGCGGCCTCCGAAGTATTTAGAAAAATCGCTTCTCGTAAATCACAAGGAAGACCAACTTCTAGTAGAGAGACTGAATGATATTCACATCCGGTCGCGCACGCGTGAAATGGAGTTAGAGAGAGAGCGGATCAAAGTAAGAGACGAATGGAAGGAAAGCAGAAAACGACAAATCCCCGTCGACTCTGTGCCACCCCTGCCTTCTGTCCAAGATTTTCCTGGCCTGCTTTTACCTCAAAGAAAACTAGGGACAGTAGAAAAACCAAAGCTACACCGAGGCACATCTCTGACTGAAGAGAAAGATTCGGATAATGTTAACTCGTACTTGTTGGGAGAATACAGAAGAATGTCGGAAGTCATCCCGTCAATTCTGTTGGCTTTGTCAAAGAAAGATGAGAAAAAGTCAAAACTGTTGCCAGCTTTTCCGTTACATAGGATTGAAGAAATCGAACACCATAACCAAGAGCCAGACCTGCACAGAATCACAAAACTTGCGCGAACTGTTAAAAAGATGAGAGAGAACATGTCTTTCCAAAAGAAAATCGACTTGAATAGACCGAAAATGTCTCTgtctaaaatgtttaaagatatGCACGACCATCGCCATGAAATTGATCAATACACAGATGGGACTTGTGTTCTATTGAAAAGAAAACTTGAAAAACGCCGCCGAGAATCGATGCCTGAATTGGACGTAAATTCGCCACCCATTCGTCGGACATCTGACACAAAAGAACCTTCTAGTTTTCACAAATCCCAATCAGCTCCTTTGCTTGGTGGATCGACAGAATCCATTGACTCCGCTGTCGACCGAGAAGCTGAAGCAAGGGATACATTCGAGTCCGACCTGGAAATAAAAATGCCATCTAGATTCGAGCGATCCCAGAGCTTACAGTTCACACCCTCCCTTCAGCGAAATTATACGACTCTGGAAAAGAAGGACCCCGCAAATCCTAGGCCGCACAGTTTTATCGAAAAACGAAATTCGATATCTATAGGAGCAGCTCGATCAACCAGTCTGCCCCCTCCAAGAAGGGCCTCGATTTCGACCGACCAGCACCTGCCACTGCAGCTTCCTCGATTCAACTCGAGACAACTCAGAAGTTTGCCTGGGGTTCACCACAGGAGACACGATTCACATATCAGTACCGAATTCATTGACGAAGACGAACTTCGAGCGAAACAAAGGGTGGCGATGGAACTACAAAAATTCGAGCGAATTCGACGAAAAATCGATCGCTTTTTGACATTTGATTCACCAAAGAGTGTGGAATTAAAAAGGGGTTACACGCTTTTGACTTAA